The genomic region aaagaaaatattacaaaatggaCAACATACAAGATACAACAAGCAATCTCTAAAGCAATAAATACTACTGGTCCTAGCGTTGACATTTTGTATTGAATACCCACAATCCACCACCCACCCCAATATGCCCGccccctgtccctcctccaAGTCCACCCACCCCCGCGGACTCCACCCCAAAGGTaaacaacaaccaaaataaTAAAGACAACGCAATGGAACGATGCACATTTACACGGTAACCCCTCCCACCCATCCCCACCCCCctaaaatatttatgtacatttaaaGAAGAACAAGTAACATCACAATTAAAGTTGTTCCTCAGTAAGAGAGGTGTCTCCACGATCCTCATGCCCTCCAGGGTTTGAACAGATGTCAAATGATTGGTTCGCAAGCTCgtatttaatacaaataatgaagGAGAACCAACTCTTTCAAGAAAAGGGCTCATTGAATAGTCATCTAACCTACCTTTTTAAATCTGTCATTTAAACATGTTCAAGTGGAAATACATAACCCTTTTCTGTTACACTACAAagtaaagacaaaaagaaaagttCATAAAAATGTTGGCAGATTCACAAAGCTATACTCTACAGCTCACTGTATTATTATTGAATTataataattagattttttgaTAATGAGGGTCAAATATTGACCAATGAACTTtgataaaacaagaaaaaaaatgtaaagcctTATGGCACGGAAACAGAAAGGCAGAAGGAAACGACAAACACAGCGAAGAAAGAGGGCCTGAATCGAGGTGTGCGGAGCTAGAACAAGGGGGAGGAGGACAGCAGTGAGGAGGAAGGCTACTCTACAGACTTGGTCACGAGGGACAGAGGCTGGGGGGCCGTGGAGTTGGGGTGCAGCGAGTGGGAATGACACAGCGACGCCGTCGAGGGCCTGGCGAGGGAGACGCCAGAGGAGCCGTGGTGGTGGGCCCCGTTGTGGGCCGGACTGGGCGTTCTGCCTGCTGTGGCGGTAGAGTTTTCCAGCAGAACCAAGGATGGCGGAGGGGGATGCCCAGCCAGGAGGTGCGGGTGGTGGAGAGGCTGGTGGGCCGGTTTCATAGTCAGTGACAGAGGTTGCATTTGTTCAGTCTGAGGTTTGGACTCTTTCGAGGAGGGGGAGGGTGCCACcgaggagggggaggatggggggGAGTCTAGTATGCTTCCATCCGAAGAGGGAGGACTGGCACAGCTGCCTTCACCTTGGATATAGCGAATGCACTTTTTTTTCCTCCTGgacatggggggggggacaaagaAATAGGTTTTTAGCGTGACATCCCGTTTCCGACAAACTTCTACTTGGGCAATAGCTGAGTATTGGCATTCGACTTAAATGCGCCGTCTTGTTTCATTAGAGTGATGAAACTAATGAATGCGATCAAATCTAAAACCTATGTGTGGAACTTTTCTTTCCCTCTGGCGCATGAAAGGGGTTGCCAAGACTACAGCTACGCTGAAGACTGAGGTTGTCAAATTCCCATGAAAAACATTGAGTACAccgaacagacagacaggacaatgACACAGGAGAGGCAGCGTGAGAATGAAGATGCCGGATGAGAAATGGACGGAGATATAAAGGTTGAGGGACATGGTTTTCGCGGCAGAGGTCAATCAACTCCCTTCCTTAAAAGTGTTTCCTCACAGGCTTGTGATGTTGATGGAAACAGAGAGCCGGCCCTGGTGAAGAGCTGCCACCAGGGATCACCCTGCTTCTCCCTCCTCATTTCCCTCCACCGTAAAGACACAGAGGTTAAAGGTAAGGGGAACCAGACTGCGCTTCACCTGCCCctaagacgtgtgtgtgtgtgtgtgtgagtgtgtgtgagaatgcgtgagtgcatgtgtggggTCACGGCGTCATGTTTGCATCTCTGTTGGGGTCGGGACCCTCCCCTGCCTGGCGCGCCTGCAGCCAACCCGTCTCGCTCCGTGGAACAGACCACAATGCAACTGCTCTGAATGATCACTCAAGAGgcgggcatgtgtgtgtgtgtgtgtgtgtgtgtgtgtagggggctCTGCCCACTTTCTCTTACCCTGACCTCTACAACAACTACTTATCACAAGGTCTGTGCCTGCCTGAAGGGAACAGACTCAGTGCTCCAGACTGTTGCTGGCTCACAGGGACGCCGAGCCGAGAGGAGAACAGagctgggagggaggggggagggaggggcgggCGGGCGGGGGCAGTAAGTGAGGAAAACAATGCTGTGCTTCAGCTCGCCTTTGATAAATGGAAGCATCTGTTCTATTATTCAATCAAGGGTAAGGCCTGTTTCTCAAGTCATACCCTGCCTGTACTTCTGCAGGTAAAGGTTTCACACAAATACCGTGTGAGAGCGaaggatgtggggggggggtcgatCACTGACAACTGATGAGACAGTGGAATGAGAGGGGAAGAATGGCGAAAGAAGACATCTGGACAGCCACACGGTACACTCATAAAACTCTGACCAAGCAGGCATGCACTTCTGTACAACGATTAAACGACACGGACACAGAGGGAAGGAGACGCGCATGGGGAAATGTTCACTGAAAAGCAAAGAGAGTCGGGTTGAAGTAAGGGACTTGGCCTGCTTGGCTGTCACAGAACCCATGTGTATAATGGCTGCTTGCTACCAGCGTTACATACTATTGCCCTGCCGGTGTTAAGCCAGCCCCCTTCTGTCAGAGCTGAAGTGATAACTGCCTGTCAAAACGGCTACAAATGAGCTAATATCCATTTTTTAAGAGACATATCGATTGAtagtatgtgtctgtgtaacaTATTGATTTCCCCCCCGTCTCCGGGGGAATTACTCCAGACGCATCTTTCAGGAAATAGAACCCAGTGAGGTCTGTTAACCTCTCGGCTCCTTAAACGAACCAGGAATTATCGGAGGTTATTCCCAAGCCTGGCCCTCTGACGCTGCGCTGCCGCCGAGCTTATCGTCGGCACGTTGACGGGCTGCATCAGTAAACCCGGCAGATATCATGTGTTTATCAATGTGATCCACTGTGTATGATTTGGTGTCCACCCAAGCTAGCCGTTCTGATGTTTAAACTGAGTGCGCAGCGTTGCCAAGAGAGCCGTAGCCCCGCGACGGGTTTTTTTCGTATGAACTCGGGCGTTACGAAACAACGTAGCGGGACAATGCCTTCCGGTACTCTATCTTATGGGTGAGCAGTCTGTCTGAGGCAACTCTTTATGTAATAAGTGCAGATGAATATTGAAAACTGAAGGATGAGATGCATGCCTTGGGTTGACCACGGTGATATACAGTACCAAATACAGGGCAAGCTAGACACAGAAGGGTATTACTTAGCAGAAACAAATACCTACCATGAAAATATTCCCAATTCAAAGACTGCTTGTGTCAGAACAGAAAGACAACAGGTAGGGACTAAGTAAGGGTTATCAGAGAGgagtttggaggaggaagaagaggaggaggaagagggcaTAGAAGAAAGTCACTCTGGTGCCCTCTGAGAAGCAGGGCCAATTGAGACAGATACTTAAGACAGTCAGGATGGCAGGCATTTACAAACAGCCTCGGTAGAAAATGGATTTCAGTCTTTCAGATACGATAGTATCACGAATCAGGTAATGCCTTTTACAATAAAACTAAAGGAAAACCACCAAATGTCGCCTACTTAACTGTTTTTAGTACACCTTTGCGACTAGGACTTTGCCGTGGTATAATTGCTGAGGTAATGGACTCACAACAATGCTAGTAAATCCATTTTCTGCCGCCAGGCTTttaatttcccccccaaaaaaagaagcGAAATGTCCTGCTATGAGACGATAGAGCAGAACATTCTCTGATCAGGAAGACGAACAGATAAAAGAGTAAGTGCCATCAATCAACACATGGAAGGAAACAGAATCCGGGTATTTTTAGGATGGGCATCTTGAAGGTGTGGGAGAAGGAAGTGGTTGTCATTCTGCTTGTCCCCCTGGACATGCTACAGGTGTGTACCTGCATGGTTTGCACCATAAACTCAGCTGGTCAAGCCCGAACAAGGCACGACACTTCTTTGGGGTATTTGCATCTGTTAGCCAAAGAGgtagacacacagacaatacaAGAACACAGAGAATGCACATGTCATTGGACAGACAACATATGTAGCCAGGGCTTAGGTTTGAGCTGTCAGCACCGGGACTTCCTCCTGACAGACCAGGCCATCACGTCTCCAGCTCCTCTTAGACCCAGGCTGCTGTCTGAGTCCTGCCCATTATTAGAACTAATTACCCAAGAGAATATTCCTCagaggaccccccccccccccgaacccACATTTAGACTGACGCACGGACACACACCACACGCGCAGACACCCACTCGTGTCCCGTTCACCTCACTCCCCAAAACACCCATAAAACTAGAGGCAGGGCAGACTGGCAGGGCTGGGTTGGAGAAGACCTGGGAGTAGGCGAAAGCCTGGCAAAGGAAGGGCAGCCGGAAGCGGGGGGAGGCGGGAGGAAGTCCCGGCTCGGCGGGCAGCCGTAACCTGGCCCTGGCATTCATGCCggcacacaccatacacacctgCATGGGCCACACCAGTTATTCTGCTGATCGAGCCCAAAGCGTGCTCGACACTTCTTAGGAGCGCTCAGGTCTGACGCCACAACAGGGAAGGGAAGCcagcagagaggaggaggaaaaacCCAAAAGGgggaagaaagaggagagaaataaagcagaaaaaaaaaacggaaaCCAGTGAGTCGCTGAGTCGTGGCATATTTGgctattcccccccccccccaccccaataaAAGAGATGCAAGTAACTGTTCAGAATATCTCTACAAAAAGATTGTCAGGAGACACGGTTAGTGTTTCAGACATTAGTCAAATCAAGCCACAagcaaaatcaaaacaaatgcagAAATGTGCAGAGATTAAATCAAACACAATAATGGTCGTATCTGCTTTATAAATGGCTAAAAATGTCAAGCTTATTTGTCAAAGGATGAGaataaaatggggggggggggggtgtgcagACGTGATTACATTTCTGCTAATGGTCATTTGTAGCGGTGTGCTTTCCTTGCAGTATTTAGAAAGTGGAAGGTATATGGGGCAGGATAGGCAGGGAGAGGCAGTCGGGACAGACTCTTCTACATAGGGAAGGTTAATCCCAGCCAGGAAAAGCATTAAAAGGCAAGGATCCCAGTACCTTGACCTGAATTCAAACACCTGACTCAAAGTGTTCCTTTACGCTGACCCGTCAACTACTGAAATGGGACGCGACCTTAGCGGCTAAATCAAATGGAGAGCAGCGTGACACTTGGGTCAGTGGAGGAACCGTGTGTTGAGCGGTTTAAATCCAGGCCTTAGTTTGAGCAGGGTCCGTGTAGGAGTGGACCGGTCCCACTCATGCCAGCCCagagacaggcacagacaccGCTACTGAAGCAGATAGATTAAGGAGGTTTACCCTGACTGACGTCACATCCCTGGGTCATAGCACTAAGGACTTTATCAGTCAACTCTTAGGCAGACCGACTACAGCACATACTGATTTGGCCAAATGGGAGAGATTGTTCTGGAATGATTAGCTTTAACCAAAGATACTTTTGCTGGTATAGTAAATAAAAATTTGTAGGATAGACACagataaacattttaagaataaaaGCAGCAAACAAAGCAAGTAACATTCTTAAAAGATATTGCATTTAGCTTAgtaaaatttatttttaacattatatatatatatatacatacatacataataaactaaaaagagaagaaaaaaaaaacaagttagTAATTTAAGACTCAAAATGACATTAGCACCTGTAATTGGAGGGAGTGAAAGGCAAGGGTTTGGAAAATATTCTCTGTGTTCTGAAAAAGAGAACAGATAGAGGAGCCTTCAAGAGGGGATGTGTCACGTGAACCAACGGAATACAGTTTAATATCCTCCTCAACTCACAGTAAGATCAGAAGAAATACCAATAAGAACAATATCAAACCAAGAAATAATAGAATTAGCAAACCTCCTTAATTTTAAGATGTGGgtgattttttttcagttttcattGTGTGATTTAAAAAGCATGCGTGAAGACAAGCAGCGGAAGCCCAAGTtacggggacacacacacacacacacacacgcgcacacacaccacgcacgcGACTACGTTACAAACACAAGCACAAGTCTGTCCGCAAGACACGGCCATTaaaacacgcaaacacacacacaacactggcaAAGTTAATGGCTCTCACAACGCTTGAATTTCACATTCTCAAAACACACATGACAGTATCGTAAATGCTGGGGGGCTGAATCAGGCCTCTGTGGGGAGGATGAGaaaggctggggggggggggctcatgCATATTCAATGTTATTAGCTGGGGAAGGCTAAAGGAGGGGATGGgaaatggagggggggggggggttggggggcgAGCAAGTCTaccatgtaaatatttaattgagtggcaaaactaaaataataacaacGAGCCAGGCACAACTACACCAAAAGGACAGAAAGCAATTGAAAATAACAAACGTGTTGACTTTTATGTTGTGAGATATAACACAGGACTGACACATGAGGGCGCTCCTCTAATAGGACAGATAATTGCAGATCACTTACCATTGCCCTCTCCTGGTTGCTTATCCCTTTTTCTCTTCTTCTTTTTCCCCTGTTGGTTACCCgccaaaaaaagagaaatagacAGGAACCTTAGTTATTATATTGCAGAAGACCCGAGGCATGAAATAAAATCAGGGGCCCATTTTACTTTCTATTCATTCATGCACTCTTTCCCTGTTGGCTGTTTATGACTGACCCTGCAGGACATAGCAGAattttctcttctccctctaaAAAAATCAAAACGTTTTCATTGATGTAATATTTTAGTCTTATGGTCCATGTTAAGgcattgttttagttttttgtgagGGACGCTGATTTATGCAGAATGCTTCGGGCAGTCTGAGAGCAGTCAGGCTCAGTGGTCAACTAGACTTTTGCAAAGGGTGTATGAGGACCTCTGAACTGCTTGGATACACACCAACACTGTGAGACAATGTTTCCACAGCATCAGAATGTCAGGTCTCTAAGACGCCCTGTTTCTATAGGCCAGTATATGTACTGTAAAGCAGGGGATCTCAACTCCAAGCCTGGGGACTACTGCTTCTTTTCTATTCTGCCTGATAGTTCATTGCATTCACCTGGTGTTCCAAGTCTAACTTAGTCAATATTTAGAGGGCTACAATGAAAACCAGCAGTACTTTGGGTCCCAAGGCCTGGCGTGGAGAACCACTGGTTTAAATGATGCTGCAGACTGACTGTGGCGTTCAGGGAACCAGGTAAAACTCAGTTCAGGCTGAACCGACGGTTCTCTCATCCCAGGTACATGTCGCTGTGAGGGGAGGGGGAGTACAGGACGTACGTGTTGAAAACTTAAAAACTTACATAGTTGTCTCGTGCTGACCAGCCGGGGTAGAGCTGCATGTGAAGCTGTCGCTCTTTCCTGGCCAACTCGTAGTACTTGGCCTGTTCCTCCCGTGATAGGGCGTGCCACTGCAGAGGAAAacacaggggggggggggcggaagATTGTGAATAGGAGCTATGGCCGTGTTCAGCCTGGGAGACATGAGGTGTAGAGACGAGGACCTGTTAGCAGGCCAACAGTCAAAATAAACcatgcggtgtgtgtgtgtgtgtgtgagtgagtgtgtgtgtgtgtgtgtgctggacaCGTTCCTAGTCTTGGGTACAGGGAGACATGAGACTGAATGCACGGCGTCACGGTGGCGTTCTCTCTCACCCTTCGTCCCAGGATCTGGTTGATGGCGGCGCTCTCCTTCAGCGTGCACTCTGCCACCACCTTGGCCCTCATCTCCTTCATGTAGAGCATGAAGGCGTTCAGGGGCTTCTTTATGTGCGGCTGCTTCTTTTTCTCGTCCTCCTTCTTGGAGTCCTGGTGTTTTCTGTGGAGCGTGTACAGTATAGTACTGTAGAGTTGGCAAATACCAACAATTGGTATTAAACGGCATATTCTAACAGTGGACTTGAGAACAGCAACAGCAGCGGGGTGAAGTCTCCCTGTGCTGCTGCTGTTTCCgatggtgaaaaaaaaaagagccgAGCGGGCGTGTTGTACTCACGAGCTGTTCAGGCCGATGTCGCTGTGGGAAGACTCCTGCTTGACGTTGGGCGTGACGATGGCTGGGTGGGGGATGCCCGTCTGGTGCAAACTGTGGTGGGGGGGGACCATGTGGTGAGGAAACCTGGAGGACAGAAAACTGTGTAAATCGTCAGAGTGGACACGTGTGAAATGGAGGATGggcacatagacacacagcaGAGACAATCTATTGGCCTTCACCACAGACACGTGCGTACAGGTTCTGCCGCGAGCCGAATCCGACCTTGAGGTCCGAAAATCCCTCAGCCACATCCTAGCTAACGCGAGAGCTTGAGCTTCGCACTTTCAAGGGAGGATTCGGCCCATCCTATCACATTAGTCTCACAATTGCATAGTAAAGTCAACACAATACACGCTTCACCATCATAACATGCCCTACAGTACGTTCACTTTGTATTGgagtgggaagagtttctcacGGAAAACAGGACAAACCGAAGGTTCATCTGTGACAGGCCAAAGTGGCCCACACTGCCCCTTCAACCGTGTGCCCTTTGCAATGGGTTTTCTAAAGTCCTCCATGTTTGGTGCCGTGACCCGACTCCCCAGGAAAAGTGATCGGCTCCTCTTCACAAGCTGCCCATCTATGAAGGCTTTGAGCCAATCGGTCGTGTGAGCTAATGTCACTTCTGAGGTCATCACTTCAGCTTTAACCAATGGCAAGACACCTTTTCCCCACGCGTCACTGGGCTGGGCCCGTTCTATCACGCCGGATCAGAATCATTAATGGGTGTTATCGTTTCCCGTCTCCCCTCTGCTATGTCTTCACAACACTGGATAATGACTTCTTCATCTCCCACAGCTTCACTGATTGAGGGTTAATAACCCGCATCTACAGTTTCACTTCACAGGGCtgagcgcgcgtgtgtgtgtgtgtgacagcgtaATTGTGTGGACGACGATGTGTGTACGTATTCAGAACATACACCTCAGCTCCGATACACGACCATATACAAACCATAGGAAGCGAGTGGAGGAcgaaggagggggagaaggaataattcttccttttttttttttattctttttttttttttaaacagctcATTATCTGTCTGAGTCTGGCTGCATGGCTTGGAGCCAGAATATAATGATGAGCATAAACTCGCCAGGAACAACTAGTTTCTGTTGCAGGCCATCTCTGGGGAGTTTGTGtgtttcctccctccctctgctcttctcccctcccttcATCACTGACACGTTTCTGTTTGCGCCGTGTCATCTGCTGAGGGGACCGCGGTGGTGGCTGCGGATCTCCCATCATTAGGCTGCTTCATttcccctgctctctctctctttctctcggtgCACTTGTTAAAATCTCCTCTGTTCCAGCATCCAttttttcctctccttctccaccctcCTGCTCCCTCACCACCTCCgcactcccccctccctccatcttctcctctcctccctccctctcctcccccagctGCCACCACACGGCCCAGGTTATGGTTAAAACATGACGGCCAGTCCTTTGATGCGCGGGGGCACCATCATCCACACTCATCAGCACAGAACAGCGCCTTGGACCAATTTAGccgacagagggagagagagaggggacccCCAACCCCCAGGCTTCTACGTCTCAATCTGAAAGGCAGGGATGGGGGTGGGTCGTCGGTTGCAACGCAGGCCCGGTGTTAGCCAGTGCCATTTAATTGCCAACGCAAGGCGGCACCCCCGTGCCTGTTTAATGTATAATGACTCGGCCGGGCACTTTCCCTTTCGCAGGAAAAAACCCAGGATGTGCAGTGGTgaacgggggtggggggtgtgtgtgtgtgggggggggggggggggcatatcaAAGGGCAGGCATTGGGTAGGGGGCGAGGGGCCTACACCTCCTCCCACATGTCACACATGGGCCCGGCAGAGATAATGGACCTACACGGATCCAACCCCATTATCAAAATGCCTTTCATTTGCTCTGTCCACTAACTGTGCTCTGTCTCGCCTGTCCTTTCCTGTTCCCTTTCagggaatgtattttttaacaGGACCTAGGTGTTAAGTGTTCAGGTATGAGAGACAGACTCGCTCTTTGGCATCCAAATCGGGCCGGTATGTGGCACAGCTTTCTAATACTGAGCTGCTGGTTCTCTTGTTGGGACCACAGAACAGCTCAGTCCCTTTAGGATGGCAGGTTAAAGGCACAGACCCGGATTTTACAAATACTGAATGGGTGTGCatagttaaaaataaattggttaAATTATCCAAACATTTTCCTCTCTGTGCCATTTTTATACGTCACCGACAATCAaatcaaagattttttttttggtcaaatcCCCCGGTGCAGTTTTAACAAGGAAGTGCTAAAGACCCTTTCTCCAGAGAGATGGAGGCCTCCACCTATTTAGCTATGCTAATTCAATTAGGAGTCATCAGAAGGCATTACCTCTCCCAAGCCCTCCAGTCCATCCAATCCCCTTAGCCCCCATCCAGGAGATTCAATTAGCCTCGCTGTAAATAAGATGATCACAATGTAGAGGCCGTCATTAGGGGCGAATTAGCTGTCACTTAAAACACAGGTCCGCTGGATGCTGCCAGGGCCTGCCAAGGGCTCTACCAGACACCAGACGGCACCTGAAGGCAGGACCGCTAGGACTGGGCCAGGACACGGAGAGGGGGCCTGTGTTAGGGGGTTAATAGGAGTGGAAGAGGGGCCCAATAGGGGCAGGCATTACTAACCCTGCTAGACAGATACCACTCATGAGTAAAATGAAGCAAAGTGTCCCCAGAACCTCAGATCAACTGAAATATGCAGGTAATGTGTCCAAGTGAACACAAGGcgtgtatgcattttatatttaatgagAAGGAAACCAGGAAATAGGAgagtctttctctttctcaagtgaatgtgtttttctgcttctaattcaa from Esox lucius isolate fEsoLuc1 chromosome 5, fEsoLuc1.pri, whole genome shotgun sequence harbors:
- the tcf7l2 gene encoding transcription factor 7-like 2 isoform X12, which codes for MPQLNGGGGDDLGANDEMISFKDEGEQEEKISENSSAERDLADVKSSLVNESETNQNSSSDSEAERRPPPRSETFRDKTRESLEEAAKRQDGGLFKSPSYPGYPFIMIPDLTSPYLPNGSLSPTARTYLQMKWPLLDVNHGSLQSRQALKDARSPSPAHIVGPFCLEFPGQSDLSLHQFQLSNKVPVVQHPHHVHPLTPLITYSNEHFTPGNPPPHLQGDVDPKTGIPRPPQHPDISPYYPLSPGTVGQIPHPLGWLVPQQGQPVYPITTGGFRHPYPTALTVNASMQSFLSSRFPHHMVPPHHSLHQTGIPHPAIVTPNVKQESSHSDIGLNSSTILYTLHRKHQDSKKEDEKKKQPHIKKPLNAFMLYMKEMRAKVVAECTLKESAAINQILGRRWHALSREEQAKYYELARKERQLHMQLYPGWSARDNYGKKKKRKRDKQPGEGNDLSAPKKCRARFGLDQQNNWCGPCRRKKKCIRYIQGEGSCASPPSSDGSILDSPPSSPSSVAPSPSSKESKPQTEQMQPLSLTMKPAHQPLHHPHLLAGHPPPPSLVLLENSTATAGRTPSPAHNGAHHHGSSGVSLARPSTASLCHSHSLHPNSTAPQPLSLVTKSVE
- the tcf7l2 gene encoding transcription factor 7-like 2 isoform X17; the encoded protein is MPQLNGGGGDDLGANDEMISFKDEGEQEEKISENSSAERDLADVKSSLVNESETNQNSSSDSEAERRPPPRSETFRDKTRESLEEAAKRQDGGLFKSPSYPGYPFIMIPDLTSPYLPNGSLSPTARTYLQMKWPLLDVNHGSLQSRQALKDARSPSPAHIVSNKVPVVQHPHHVHPLTPLITYSNEHFTPGNPPPHLQGDVDPKTGIPRPPQHPDISPYYPLSPGTVGQIPHPLGWLVPQQGQPVYPITTGGFRHPYPTALTVNASMQRFPHHMVPPHHSLHQTGIPHPAIVTPNVKQESSHSDIGLNSSKHQDSKKEDEKKKQPHIKKPLNAFMLYMKEMRAKVVAECTLKESAAINQILGRRWHALSREEQAKYYELARKERQLHMQLYPGWSARDNYGKKKKRKRDKQPGEGNDANTPKKCRALFGLDQLSLWCKPCRRKKKCIRYIQGEGSCASPPSSDGSILDSPPSSPSSVAPSPSSKESKPQTEQMQPLSLTMKPAHQPLHHPHLLAGHPPPPSLVLLENSTATAGRTPSPAHNGAHHHGSSGVSLARPSTASLCHSHSLHPNSTAPQPLSLVTKSVE
- the tcf7l2 gene encoding transcription factor 7-like 2 isoform X9, which produces MPQLNGGGGDDLGANDEMISFKDEGEQEEKISENSSAERDLADVKSSLVNESETNQNSSSDSEAERRPPPRSETFRDKTRESLEEAAKRQDGGLFKSPSYPGYPFIMIPDLTSPYLPNGSLSPTARTYLQMKWPLLDVNHGSLQSRQALKDARSPSPAHIVGPFCLEFPGQSDLSLHQFQLSNKVPVVQHPHHVHPLTPLITYSNEHFTPGNPPPHLQGDVDPKTGIPRPPQHPDISPYYPLSPGTVGQIPHPLGWLVPQQGQPVYPITTGGFRHPYPTALTVNASMQRFPHHMVPPHHSLHQTGIPHPAIVTPNVKQESSHSDIGLNSSKHQDSKKEDEKKKQPHIKKPLNAFMLYMKEMRAKVVAECTLKESAAINQILGRRWHALSREEQAKYYELARKERQLHMQLYPGWSARDNYGKKKKRKRDKQPGEGNEHREYFPNPCLSLPPITDLSAPKKCRARFGLDQQNNWCGPCRRKKKCIRYIQGEGSCASPPSSDGSILDSPPSSPSSVAPSPSSKESKPQTEQMQPLSLTMKPAHQPLHHPHLLAGHPPPPSLVLLENSTATAGRTPSPAHNGAHHHGSSGVSLARPSTASLCHSHSLHPNSTAPQPLSLVTKSVE
- the tcf7l2 gene encoding transcription factor 7-like 2 isoform X16, which translates into the protein MPQLNGGGGDDLGANDEMISFKDEGEQEEKISENSSAERDLADVKSSLVNESETNQNSSSDSEAERRPPPRSETFRDKTRESLEEAAKRQDGGLFKSPSYPGYPFIMIPDLTSPYLPNGSLSPTARTYLQMKWPLLDVNHGSLQSRQALKDARSPSPAHIVSNKVPVVQHPHHVHPLTPLITYSNEHFTPGNPPPHLQGDVDPKTGIPRPPQHPDISPYYPLSPGTVGQIPHPLGWLVPQQGQPVYPITTGGFRHPYPTALTVNASMQSFLSSRFPHHMVPPHHSLHQTGIPHPAIVTPNVKQESSHSDIGLNSSKHQDSKKEDEKKKQPHIKKPLNAFMLYMKEMRAKVVAECTLKESAAINQILGRRWHALSREEQAKYYELARKERQLHMQLYPGWSARDNYGKKKKRKRDKQPGEGNDANTPKKCRALFGLDQLSLWCKPCRRKKKCIRYIQGEGSCASPPSSDGSILDSPPSSPSSVAPSPSSKESKPQTEQMQPLSLTMKPAHQPLHHPHLLAGHPPPPSLVLLENSTATAGRTPSPAHNGAHHHGSSGVSLARPSTASLCHSHSLHPNSTAPQPLSLVTKSVE
- the tcf7l2 gene encoding transcription factor 7-like 2 isoform X21; its protein translation is MYPREGFFAGPEDSGATGLLAPGLSLLQQIGCWHLNLSGWSNKVPVVQHPHHVHPLTPLITYSNEHFTPGNPPPHLQGDVDPKTGIPRPPQHPDISPYYPLSPGTVGQIPHPLGWLVPQQGQPVYPITTGGFRHPYPTALTVNASMQSFLSSRFPHHMVPPHHSLHQTGIPHPAIVTPNVKQESSHSDIGLNSSTILYTLHRKHQDSKKEDEKKKQPHIKKPLNAFMLYMKEMRAKVVAECTLKESAAINQILGRRWHALSREEQAKYYELARKERQLHMQLYPGWSARDNYAGNQQGKKKKRKRDKQPGEGNEHREYFPNPCLSLPPITDLSAPKKCRARFGLDQQNNWCGPCRRKKKCIRYIQGEGSCASPPSSDGSILDSPPSSPSSVAPSPSSKESKPQTEQMQPLSLTMKPAHQPLHHPHLLAGHPPPPSLVLLENSTATAGRTPSPAHNGAHHHGSSGVSLARPSTASLCHSHSLHPNSTAPQPLSLVTKSVE
- the tcf7l2 gene encoding transcription factor 7-like 2 isoform X3, with amino-acid sequence MPQLNGGGGDDLGANDEMISFKDEGEQEEKISENSSAERDLADVKSSLVNESETNQNSSSDSEAERRPPPRSETFRDKTRESLEEAAKRQDGGLFKSPSYPGYPFIMIPDLTSPYLPNGSLSPTARTYLQMKWPLLDVNHGSLQSRQALKDARSPSPAHIVGPFCLEFPGQSDLSLHQFQLSNKVPVVQHPHHVHPLTPLITYSNEHFTPGNPPPHLQGDVDPKTGIPRPPQHPDISPYYPLSPGTVGQIPHPLGWLVPQQGQPVYPITTGGFRHPYPTALTVNASMQSFLSSRFPHHMVPPHHSLHQTGIPHPAIVTPNVKQESSHSDIGLNSSTILYTLHRKHQDSKKEDEKKKQPHIKKPLNAFMLYMKEMRAKVVAECTLKESAAINQILGRRWHALSREEQAKYYELARKERQLHMQLYPGWSARDNYGKKKKRKRDKQPGEGNEHREYFPNPCLSLPPITDLSAPKKCRARFGLDQQNNWCGPCRRKKKCIRYIQGEGSCASPPSSDGSILDSPPSSPSSVAPSPSSKESKPQTEQMQPLSLTMKPAHQPLHHPHLLAGHPPPPSLVLLENSTATAGRTPSPAHNGAHHHGSSGVSLARPSTASLCHSHSLHPNSTAPQPLSLVTKSVE
- the tcf7l2 gene encoding transcription factor 7-like 2 isoform X13 gives rise to the protein MPQLNGGGGDDLGANDEMISFKDEGEQEEKISENSSAERDLADVKSSLVNESETNQNSSSDSEAERRPPPRSETFRDKTRESLEEAAKRQDGGLFKSPSYPGYPFIMIPDLTSPYLPNGSLSPTARTYLQMKWPLLDVNHGSLQSRQALKDARSPSPAHIVSNKVPVVQHPHHVHPLTPLITYSNEHFTPGNPPPHLQGDVDPKTGIPRPPQHPDISPYYPLSPGTVGQIPHPLGWLVPQQGQPVYPITTGGFRHPYPTALTVNASMQSFLSSRFPHHMVPPHHSLHQTGIPHPAIVTPNVKQESSHSDIGLNSSKHQDSKKEDEKKKQPHIKKPLNAFMLYMKEMRAKVVAECTLKESAAINQILGRRWHALSREEQAKYYELARKERQLHMQLYPGWSARDNYGKKKKRKRDKQPGEGNEHREYFPNPCLSLPPITDLSAPKKCRARFGLDQQNNWCGPCRRKKKCIRYIQGEGSCASPPSSDGSILDSPPSSPSSVAPSPSSKESKPQTEQMQPLSLTMKPAHQPLHHPHLLAGHPPPPSLVLLENSTATAGRTPSPAHNGAHHHGSSGVSLARPSTASLCHSHSLHPNSTAPQPLSLVTKSVE